From the Mahella australiensis 50-1 BON genome, the window AAAAGTATTGTTAACATATCACCGAGCAGTTTATTTATCGAAAATTTTATACCTAATTTTGTTGATGACATAGCAAAATTCACTCCTTCGGCTTCAATACTGATATATAAAAAATACTGAAGATCAGAATTATAATGAAAACAATACTAGACATAGCTGAACCTAATCCGAAGTTTAAATCTCCAAATAAATATTTATAAGCCATTAACACCAAAGTGCTGGTAGAGTTTGCAGGTCCACCACCTGTCATACCATAAACAATATCAAAAATCCTAACCGCACCCATCGTTCTGAACAATAACACAACCAAAAGCACTGGTTGTATATTGGGTAGTGTAATGCTGAAAAACTGTCGTATTTTTCCTGCTCCATCAACCTCTGCAGATTCATATAACTCAACCGGAATAACCTCTAATCCAGCTAAAAGCATTAAAGCTACATAAGGAAACTGTTTCCATGTATCTGCTATAACTACCGCAAACATAGCCCAATTTTTATCAGCTAGCCATGTAATATTAGAATCGATCACATTTAAGGTAATTAAAATCTGATTGATGACGCTCAACTGATCGTTGAACATATACGAAAACATATATGATATAATAATACCTGGAATCGCCCATGGAATTAATACAGCGGTACGGACAACACCGACGACCCTTGTTACTTTATTCATCATAAACGCGCCGATGAAACCTACAATTAATTCTAATGCCACTGACATTACCGTAAAGCGCATTGTATTCCACAAGCTATAATAAAAATTCTGATCCTTAAACAATGTTATATAATTTTCTAGACCAATAAAATGGATGTCTTGGGGATCTGTCAATAAATAATGCTGAAAACTATATAAAAAACTATTTATGATCGGTATTACACCTATAAGGGTGATTAAAATCACAGCTGGCGAAATCAATATATATGCTGTTATGTTATTTCTAACCTCCGCCGTTATTCTTATTCTACGATTCCACATTTAGCCTCCCCTTCATTCTGAGTTGACAACCAACCCTTGATGAGGATTGGTTGTCAATAAAATTATTTCTATTGTTTTGCGTAAGCCGCTTCTAATTCCTTTGTCATTTGTGCCAGTGCTTCCTCATATGGCATTTCTAACATTAAGGCTTTATGCAAATAAATTTGCATAATAGAAGAAATAGCAGGGTAATCAGGTACTTGAGGTCTAGGTTTAGCTTGCTCAGTAGCTGGCATTACACTTTTTAGATACGGCAATGCCTGTTGTACATCGTTATCATCATAAACAGTCTTAAGCGTTGGGAAAGTCGATGCCATAATCGTACGATTCTTCTGTGCAGTTTCATCGCTTATAAACTTAGCAAAAAGAAGAGCTGCATCCTTATTATCTGTATGGGAATTAATGGCTATATTCCATCCGCCTAATGTACCACTGGATTCTTCCCCTTTAGGTCCGATCGGCAACGGTGCAACACCAACTTTACCTTTTACTTTAGAAGTATCGGCCTGAGAAGGTGCATAAGCATATGTCCAATTCCTCATAAACAATGCCTTACCCTCTTCAAAAATCGCTCTACTATCATCCGGTTTATGGGTTAAAACCCCTTCTGGAGAAATGTCATCGTCTATCAAAGAACGCATAAATTTTAACGCTTCAACGCTATTAGGAGAATTGATTACAAACTTACCATTTACAAAATCGTTTCCCCCGTTTTGCTTTATAAATTCTAAAGCATTACAAACCACCGGCTCCCCTTGAAAAGCTTGGTATATGAACCCATATTCTATGCCGTTCTTACCTATATTAGCTTTGCTCATCTCGACCAATTCATCCCATGTTTTAGGTGGCTCTTTAATAATATCGCTACGATAATACAATAATCCAACATCTGTATAGTCAGGAAATCCGTATGCCTTATCATTGAAATAACAAGTAGAAAGGGGACCAGCTACGTATTTATCCTTCATAGCCTCAAGATCTTGAGTAACATCTAAAAGCCATCCTGCAGAAGCAAATTGCGACAACCAGATAATATCCGTACTGAATACATCAGGATCAGTATCGCTCGCTGCCAAGGGGGCCATAATACCTTTTTTTACATCATCAGAATTACCCGGTAGTTGTTGAAAATCTACTTCGATATTGGGATAAAGTTTTTTGAATTCTTCTACATTTTTCTTAACAGCTCCTGTAGTATCATTACCTGCGACAAATGTAATTTTTCCGCCGACTTGAGTTGAAGTATCCTCAACAGTGTTTCCAGAAGAACTAGACACAGGGGCTTCGGAATCGTTGCTCGTGCTACTACAGCCTGTAAGAGTTGCAAATAACAACATAACCACGCATAATAAAATACTTACCACCTTTAAGACATGTTTTACCATAATTTTCCCTCCTTTTTCAATATTCTAAGATCAAAAGTACTGTTAATACATCTCCAGCCTTTGAGATATATAATGCACGATATATCTCAATCCTTCTTAACAAAGATCTTTAAATCCCTCATATAGCATCCCCCCTTTTATCATACCTCTAAATACCTCTCTGGCGATTTTTAGATAAACTGCTCTAAATGGCGCTTAGCCATAATCAGCCCCTTTTCGACTTTTTCGATACTGCCCTCCCAAACGGGGTCCTCATGTTCTATGCTTATAACATGATCATAACCCTCTTGCTCCAGCGCGTCTATGAAACTGCACCAATCTACCAGGCCGCGTCCCGGTATACGATAACGCCACCAACCTTGGCTGTATATGCCATATTTTTTCAGCTTCTCTTCCATTATCTCGGTATCTTTGGCATGTGCATGGTATATGCGCTTGCCAAAATCATGGACGGCCTTTATATAATCGATGCCCTGCCACACCAAATGAGAAGGGTCAAAATTCAGCCCCCATGCTGGCGATGGAATTATACTGAACATTTCCTCCCATACCTGAGGGAGCGCTCCTATATTGTATCCGCCCGCATAACAATTCTCTATAGCTATCTTGACGCCGTGTTTTTCAGCAAAATCCACAAGCGGCGGCCATTCCTCCTTAAACCGTTCAAGATTTTCTTCTATGGAAACAGACTGA encodes:
- a CDS encoding carbohydrate ABC transporter permease, with amino-acid sequence MWNRRIRITAEVRNNITAYILISPAVILITLIGVIPIINSFLYSFQHYLLTDPQDIHFIGLENYITLFKDQNFYYSLWNTMRFTVMSVALELIVGFIGAFMMNKVTRVVGVVRTAVLIPWAIPGIIISYMFSYMFNDQLSVINQILITLNVIDSNITWLADKNWAMFAVVIADTWKQFPYVALMLLAGLEVIPVELYESAEVDGAGKIRQFFSITLPNIQPVLLVVLLFRTMGAVRIFDIVYGMTGGGPANSTSTLVLMAYKYLFGDLNFGLGSAMSSIVFIIILIFSIFYISVLKPKE
- a CDS encoding ABC transporter substrate-binding protein → MVKHVLKVVSILLCVVMLLFATLTGCSSTSNDSEAPVSSSSGNTVEDTSTQVGGKITFVAGNDTTGAVKKNVEEFKKLYPNIEVDFQQLPGNSDDVKKGIMAPLAASDTDPDVFSTDIIWLSQFASAGWLLDVTQDLEAMKDKYVAGPLSTCYFNDKAYGFPDYTDVGLLYYRSDIIKEPPKTWDELVEMSKANIGKNGIEYGFIYQAFQGEPVVCNALEFIKQNGGNDFVNGKFVINSPNSVEALKFMRSLIDDDISPEGVLTHKPDDSRAIFEEGKALFMRNWTYAYAPSQADTSKVKGKVGVAPLPIGPKGEESSGTLGGWNIAINSHTDNKDAALLFAKFISDETAQKNRTIMASTFPTLKTVYDDNDVQQALPYLKSVMPATEQAKPRPQVPDYPAISSIMQIYLHKALMLEMPYEEALAQMTKELEAAYAKQ
- a CDS encoding sugar phosphate isomerase/epimerase family protein, yielding MKIGFVSGSLKDMDLASVIKFARDNGFKALEISARPEVKHLNIAELAEGKVKEVMELEERYGVRISSLLYGAQHLHPDKKVREESHEYMKKMVLAAKHLDGPVVSAFVGRDQSVSIEENLERFKEEWPPLVDFAEKHGVKIAIENCYAGGYNIGALPQVWEEMFSIIPSPAWGLNFDPSHLVWQGIDYIKAVHDFGKRIYHAHAKDTEIMEEKLKKYGIYSQGWWRYRIPGRGLVDWCSFIDALEQEGYDHVISIEHEDPVWEGSIEKVEKGLIMAKRHLEQFI